The genomic stretch catATCCATAAGCTCATCAGGATAACCAATATGTTGAACAATTTGAGATGCCTTGTGCAAGGCTCGTTTTCTGGAAATTAATGTAAATCATCTTATGAGTTGTTTATTATTGGTTCGGATTTTATTAATCTGTATTCAAACACTAAAATTCTAACTCATCAATATAATTCAAGGAAAAAATTTACTAGCATTATTTATAATCCCATAACATTTATAAGATGAAGATGTTGGTTTTAGAAATGTATGTTATTGCAAGTAAGACAGCACATCTCATCAACGTAATGCATGTACGAGTACAGAACATGCATACAGTAATACAGTATCTAAAGAGCAACGGGCCTGTGATAGTGCCTCATGGACCACctctaaaaaatatatgtttttgtttactttttggcCAAATTTTGCATGATATATATGAAGCACACACATAAAGCTATAgatattgcttgatatttttcCTAATCTTGCTCTTAAATGTCATGGGTGATTTCttcaatattaaagtataatatgttGGTCATATTTGAGGATACCATCTCGAAAGCCTTATCCAGCTAATTACTTACTTGGTTTCTTCATCCATCCAGTCCAGTTCTTGAATGTCCACGGATGATTTCTTCACGTATCATATTGGTCATATTCAGAGCTGCCTTTTTGGAGGTCTCATCAAAAGTATCTCTCGACATAAAGTGAAGAAAGAGCCAGTGAAAGGCTAAAAAGGATAAAACAGCTGAGataacaacaatttatttctttaaggATTTATTAGTTGACCATTTTGAATAATTATCCAACTTCaatcttaaaaaactatttgggaagtcctttatatattttactataggtAATAAAGATCTACATAATGTTATTCCTCGAGTAtcagtttgtataaaataacttcaGGTAAATTCGATTGGATTCAAACATATAAGGTTATCTTACATACTGACCTTGAAGCGACTCCGATACACTCCTTCCACCGTGGCTCTTGCGCACCTACAGTCGCATATTCCCTCTTCCTATTCCTCATCTGATTGGTCAGCATGTCCGTCATATCGCTAGCTGCTAGCCACATCATGTAGTTGGCAATCACTCTGGCCcaaagtaacaaatattaaatatattcctaaatatatatatatatatatatatatatatatatatatatatatatatattctatattatattactatatataattataaattaaatatatatatatatatttagtttataataattattccaatacttaaaaatgtatgcttaaaataatcctaaaattaattcatacaaattcgtacaaattaacagttttactttaatataaaaacatgtgtTTTCCATTGATTTTGAATCCTAATCGCATAATTCGTTCATATTTCATCAAACACTTCTGGATTAAGAATAAAATCTTCTAAAACTTACTCTATATTTTTTGGAGCTAAAACTTTAGCTCCAAAAAATATAGAGTAAGTAGTCCAAATAATAAGctaaaacttacttttatttgGAGCTTATTAACTAAAAGctccaaataaaaacaacaataaatgcaTAACATACTGTATTTGTCAAAGACTTTGACCATGAATAAGTAAGACGTAGCTGTATTTGCCAAAATAAATTAGTTCaatcatgtaaattatttattcacactCTACATAATATCTCGCCACTTCTCACTTTGTACATTATAGGTGTGTAATACTGTACTAAAGAAGTTTATAAACACAGATAACGCGTTCAGACGAAATATACTATTTAGCTACTGAGCTTACTACTATTAAACTACACAAATACTCGACTAAGCAAAGTCACGATTGTACAAAATGTCCTGCAGTGGCTAGTATTTTCTTAATGAttacaaataaagcaataaagcAACATGATCATAACGACACctaaaatctacatttaaagcaactatcagtttttattttcaataattatatctaccaatatattaaattatccaATATACTTCCTTTACTTtgcaacttgtttttttttttagaaagataataatatttataaactgcaGAGAATTGAAAATCTATTCACCCTAAAACCCCTCTTTCATCTATAAAACCAAGATGGTTCCAGAACACACCTCGTACAAGCACATATTAAAACTTACTCATCAGAGTACTTCTGTAGGAACACCTCAAGCTTCTTGAGGAACTCCACTTCGCTGACGATAATCAGCTCGTTTTTTCTGAGCTGCACAGACGCTGGCATCATGCTTTTCCAGAAGTGCTGTCCAGTTGACCCAGCCAAACTCTGCCATCAGATCATCCAGCCCGTAGGGGTTGTACATGCGTTCAAAGTCCCGCCTTTGTTCTCGAGGGTACTGTAATCTCAAACATATAGTACTATTAGATGAGTTTTTAGCAGCTGTGCTTCAGTTTATCATATTCCTGAATTTTAGGGTAATGTCGTAAAATAACTCGAAGTTAAGGATCGTTGATTTTACGAATATTCTCAATTAGTTATGACTCattcaaatcttaaaaatttgagaaaacatatttttaaacgtacATATGTTGTTATTACCACCGAGTGTAATCACCATTAATATAATCTGTCCACCACATATGAATTCATCCTTCGGcgattatttttatactaaaagtcGATACTCAATTGTGCACTCCGCATTATCTATTTGTTTCAGGCACTACTTTATGTCCTCAGCAATATTATCAGTAATGGATGTTTAAATTTGAACGTATTAACATGAATAAATGATATTACACTACATTAAGTTTTCGGTGTTCACTACGAACTACGAGTGACACTGATATCTAGTGAGggctataaatgtaaaaatctaaGGGAAACTTATTTACTGTGTGTCTCGCCCTTCTTCTGACAGAATTATAAGCAGTCGTAAGTTTTTGCCTATCTATCCCACAATATTATAGACAAACGCTACTAtcgttcccccccccccccccacccccccccccccccacccccccccccccccacccccccccccccccacccccccccccccccacccccccccccccccaccccagtTTTGGATTTATTGAAATACAAGCAGCTACCCGCAACTCACGCCTTTCGTATTATTTTTCTGAAGTCAATGTTTTCTTTAacttcgatatatatatatatatatatatatatatatatatatatatatagtatatataatataaaataatgtttatataaacacaagCATACATTGTCTGCATAAGTCATCGTATACGACATACAGTCATATTGTTTACTGTCAGAAGGTTATGATGTATTATGgtagatattattgtttttattgcgtcatgagtttattttaaatcaaataaattctgCTCTCTCATGGAGATGTGAAACAACAGGTACAGGGTGCTCAGTAAAATAAtgttagataaatttaattttgatgttatcACAAAATGGTGTCATATTCGggaaggaaatttaaaaaatacacgtgttaatattaatatttttggtaattgtAGTAATCATAAACCTTCGGAAACAACTAAGGAGATTATCTGATggacacaaaaatattttatatttgtcctaTTCAATTATGTTcaagcatacatttttaatttgtaatctgATGACACAATTTCcacaaacttaatattatttttatcattattattttctaattattttattttagttttgtatttattttatttttggaattcattTCAAcacccaaaattatttttagatttataaagacATCGCCTCTAAATTAGTAAGTAACTTAAGTAACTTTAAATCAACCTTAGAAAGTACTAaacaaatttgtgtatttttgggacTAGTGATACCTACATTTGAGTTTGATAAAAAAGCAAGAGAAATTCACaaaatgcttttaatttaatatctatatcTCCTGTAATTAGAATATTATCTATGATGTACAATAGGTTTTTATTAAGTTGtcccaaaatataaatataaagtgcCCGTTTTTTTAAAGTGTGCTTACCATCCGTCTTTAGTAAATACTTAAGTAAGTAACTATCAAGGCATTTCCTCCAGTCATTCCCTCTCCGAAATCTTTTTCTAATGAAAAAGttgagaaacaaaatttttcaaatgtcctTTTAAACAACCTATTGATCAACTTATAAAACATTACAGCCAATAATTGtctaaatttcattgttaaaaaattaatttgaggTGCACAACACTGCAGTAAGTGGAAAAAAACGAATGAGTATATTGGCAAGTCAGATAGATCAGAATTATGTTACAGAGAGCTATTATAATTTTCAGGTGAATCAATCCGACCCATATGCAAAACAGATGACTGTAAGAAAACTGGTAAGTCATTTTTGATCCGCTGTTTTAGAAGTTAAAATTGTACTATTGTCTAAGGAACCACTATTTACGAACTATTGAGCCTATATTTAAGAAGCATATATTAGCAACCAATTTAGCAACCAATTGCTTGTAAATTTACCATTTCTTTAtgtcactcacacacacacacacacacacacacacacacacacacacacacacacacacacacacacacacacacacacacacacacacacacacacacacagcacacacacacacacacacacacacacacacacacacacacacacacacacaccacacacactctcacacacacacacacacacacacacacacacacacacacacacgcacacgcacacgcacacgcacacacacacacacacacacacacacacacacacacacgcacacacgcacacacgcacacagcACAAGAGCAATACAGTGTTAGGAGCGGAATACAAACGTTTTTCTTTAATCGTATCTAAAAAGATTAGGCAAGCAAAAAGTTGACTATTTCCTCAGGTATGCTTGATAGAGTGAATGGTAACTCAAAAAATATATtgggatattgtaaaaaaattattgaaaaataaatgaacctgatgaaaaaattaataacaaatgcaAATTTATTGGTGGTAAAGGGGAGATGAACATAAGATtgctgatatttttaataattattttactaatgtaGTGTCCACCTTAGGATCAAAATGAATTTTGGCTATTCCTTGACTTATTCTTGAAGgatcaaaaaataattatgactGTATTTATTCTCAGTTTGAGTTAACAAATGAAGAAAGTATttgatactattaaaaaaatgaaaaataaacctaGTTGCGGTACCGATGGTTTGAATATATTGACTATTCAAGGAAAACATTTATGTGTTTTGGCCCCttactttataacatatataGAAATCTTTTTATCAGGGTTCGTTACCGATGATTTCAAAGTAGCTTCTGTGACCCCTTTCTTTAAATGTGGTAATCCGTCCGAGAGATATTATCGTACCGTCCGATCTCCAGTCATTAATACCATAGGTCAAGGCATTTGAGACAATAGTTAAAAACAAGTTAATGTTATTAACTTGCGATTTTAAacagtaattcattattttctcaacaTCAATATGGGTTTCTTCCAGGGAAGGGGACAGGActtagcacttgaaaaaaaaaaacagtgctaaaaatataacttactctAAGGACCAACGTAAAATTCACACTAGCAGTTTTTCTTGATATTCAAAAGGCCTTTGATACCTTAgatatcaatatattaattaataagctTAGAAGTTACGGTATAGGCGAGACTGCTCTGGATTGGTTAACATCATGTTGTACCAAAAGATAACAAATGGTTAAGATTAACAACGTATACAGTGAAATTTTGGAGTTATTTACATGGAACAGCTCAGGGTGGTGTATTTGGTCCATTTTTATTTGTGGTATATATTACTGAAAATGTTAAAGTTACCTTTATACTCATCCATATTTTCATTTGTAGATGATACGGCTTTAGTGTGCTCGGCATTTAATAAGGAATTCACTAATTACTAGGGTAAGGCAGGATCTAAAAATCATATCTGAGTGGATGATCAACAAATAAAACTTGgagaatataatttttctatgttTCTAAACCAAAGTCTCTTCTTTTTTTCGATCAAACTTTCAATAAAAAACCTTTTGAGGAAACAGTTTAAATTTGGTTTGTCACACGCACGATTATTCATGTAGGTGCACAACTACATATAGAAACAGTAGAAAGTGTTAAGTACCTAGGCTTGTATATTGATCATTATCTGAAATGGATCAGCATATCAATTACCTTTCAAAAAAacttaggaaaataaattaatctgtATTTCATCTCAAGCAGCATATAAAAGATAGACATatgaaacaactttatttttcttggtttgagagtataCTAAGGTTTGGAATAATTCATTATGGAGGAAGATTTTCGAACACTACTGCAGCCAATTATAATGGCACAGAGGCATACATTGCGTATTGTATTAcgcaattctttttttatatggGATTAGAAGAATGGATAGAATGAGTGTtatgttttcaaagaaaaaaatatattgaacttgAATCACTTGTATAACCTTTGTTCGTTAATGCATATCCGTAAATACAtggaatcaatttaaaattagaactgcAAACAGACTAACCCGCAGTGCTCAATTTTTACAATTGGAAATACCCTTTTTTTCTACAAGTACTTCTAAACGTCAGTTGTGTTACCTGGGTCCAAATTTATTTAACCGTTTTCGTTATGGATTGAGAGTATACTAAGGTTtggaataattttaatgaaagaaaagtaaatttgcaatgaattaagttttaaaaaaattaaccgtTTAGTTATTGgttgcttattaatttattggttgtatacattttttgttggttattgtttcattgttaattatattatattgttatatattttcatagtttatattgttatacattttcataatttatatttttatacattctcATAGTTTATATCGTTGCATATTCTCGTAGTTTAtacaatagttatttattgtagTGTCATATCTATGTGTATACAAATGCGTATGATTCATGTGTATGTATGCGGTTGTGTTGTGTTAATTCAGGTTGAATATAGGTAGtttttttgtttgcttttgtTTCAGTAGCCAAATGTAATCATTGAGGAACTGTAAAACAGAgaaagtattgtttaaaatatagacaggccatatttatatgaataaaaatatcatatcaaGAATATACAGCAAGTCAGCAGTAAATGGACATACAATTATCTAGTTTTGGTTCCCGCACG from Homalodisca vitripennis isolate AUS2020 chromosome 2, UT_GWSS_2.1, whole genome shotgun sequence encodes the following:
- the LOC124354291 gene encoding neprilysin-2-like translates to MMPASVQLRKNELIIVSEVEFLKKLEVFLQKYSDEVIANYMMWLAASDMTDMLTNQMRNRKREYATVGAQEPRWKECIGVASSLSLALSSLYVERYF